The genomic DNA ACCGAATTCTGATCTCCCACATGGGAGGACAAATGTCCTGTCGCCTTTTTTTGTACTAATGATTTAATTAGAGGTTGGGTTAAGCTGTGATGGAGACAGTGACAGATAATGTTAATTTGGCACTTTGGTTAATAACACCAACTCCTCCAGAGGAGGAATACAGAAACTCTACAAATGCCTTTTTTCCAGTTGCCTGGAAAATATTCTAAACTgtattaaagtttttttttttctccagaaTTCTTGGGATGTTTTTAGAAGTCTTCTTCCCTTGGACTAGGATATTTTTTGGATCGCTTCTCATGTATTTAATTAAAGTTTTTAAAGTTGTGTTCCTTCCACCACGGTCTGCTCACTCCAGCAGGCTGGCGGTGCtctgtgtaggtggaggagataCAGCGGAGTTGGAGCTGATGGGAACGGCAGGCTGAGCGGTTGGATTCTTCATGTTCTGTAGCCCAGAAATCAGGCTCTATTTTTGTGCACTCTGTTGTGTTATTAATGTGCTCTGTAACTTCCTCCCAGGAAAGGAGAACGGGGTGTATTAAGCTAATGAATATGCAGCACATTGTGCAACTTAATGTGAGAAAACGCGATGCTGGGATGCTGTTCTCTTCCATCTGTGCACTTTCAATTATTTTGGTTTGCAAAACAGCTTCAAGTATTCAGGTCAgccacatttgttttgttttatagtCTTGCAATGAGAAGTCAGGCAGATTTAAAACTGCACGTCCGCTGCTCTGGATAGCGTCCTTGATGTAATTCAGCGATGCCCTATTAGTTCATCTGGGcgagccttattagtaaacaaGCAAGGTGTCCTTTATATCTGAGGTCATTTTGCATCTAAAATATTGACAGGTAACAAGTTAACATATTGGAGAAGAATTGTATTGTAAACAATGTATTTTCTATAAGCAGTTGAATATGAAAAGGTCAAGATTTTGATGGAATATATTTAGAAAAATCAACACTTTCTATGTTGTGTTAGTTGTAATTCATCGCAATTGGGCGGGTGATGCGTGCCACTTTTGCGTGTGTTCAGGCCATTCATGCACTCTGTCCAGACACGAACAGCTACTCTGCATTCTACAACCTTCCGAACATTAATTTAATTTTGCTCATCGACATCGTCATTTCAGACAACCTGTTTTGCACCAGCAGGAGTTGAATGGGGGTGTTGCCCAGGGCTGCTTtaagcagacagacagctgagAGAAGTTGCAAACTGTTACTGTTTGCTAGGCCTGCGACCAAAACACAAGTTCACAACAGGAAGCAAATGTATTAAAATCATTTATTGGCATTTTTTAACCTGCAAAATCAACTCTAGCAGAGTACAAAACCATAACTAGAGTTTTTAGGACTTTTAATACACATTACAAAGCTGCCTATTCTATGTCCAAGTGTTTAATGTAAATGAAGTGTTCTCTTTCACGGGTATATTGCATCTTTATAGATGCGGGATGTAATAGCAACTGCATTAAATTGATCTAATGTGGATGGAATAACACAGTGATGACGAGTATCTGTCAGGCGACACAGGCAGCTCTACTGTGGCAGACTGGACATCGCTGAACAGACAGAAATGAATCTTCTGCTTCATAACGACAAAGAAATATAAACCGACCTTGACCAGACGCGTCGTCGTGGCGGCCATGCAGGACACTACGTAACGCACTAGTGTGAGATCATATCTGCACAGTCCAAATGATAGAACATCAGTTCTATTGAAGACACAACAGTGACTGGCAGGTCTCCTCGCCATCTTCCTCCTGTTCCTGTCTCAACGCTGAGATCAGGAGCATAATCTAGATCATTCCAGCCAGCCACGGAGGCAGAAACAGCCCAGCTGTTCCTAGAATGCACACCAGCACAAACATCCAAAGGAATATTCTATCGATCACCATTGCGACATATTTCCAGTCTTCTTTCACCTGTTAGGAAGAGATTAGAGCAAATGAGCATCAAACCTCCACAGCAAACCTCACGTCTACATCTCCCATTGATTTTTGTAGATGGGTGTGTTTGCTGTGAATTGTTTTGTAGATCGGCTTAATTTCCCCTGGTGGTTAAAAATGAATGACAAAAATGCATCCAGTCTACAGCAGCTCAGAGAACAGTGTAGCTTCTAATTCTGCTAAGTGAGGCTTATGGGTTGACAGTGGCTGCCGTATGGAGCAGGTGTGCTGGTTTACCTGGCAGGAGGAGGAACCGCATACAGTCCTCGCACGCTTCGAAGTTGTTTCTAAGGCTTTTGGAAACTTACCGAAAAGTCGGAGTCCTCGGCTCGGAGATGGTCGGCGATGTACTGGACCCCCTCGAGCGCACGCAGCAGCGACTGGACCAGACGGGACTCTGGCTCCTCCATCATGGGCGATTTGCGGTTGTAGCTCGAGTTCTGAGTGTCCAGGAGTTTCTGTCTCACATCCGGAACTTCGCTCCCAAGCACGTCTACGCCGGCGTGGGCCTCTGGGCTGGGGTCCTTGTTCTGATCGGGATTCCCGGGAGCGTCCACCTCACCTGCGCTCTCCTCGGTGTCCGCAAATGCGTTCTCTGCGCTGCGGGTCAGCGTATGAACCAGGGGGTCAAGGGGAGTGTCCGTAGATGACCCGGGGCTGGAGGGCAGGGAGGTGTGTGCttgtgggcggggcctgcgTGCAGGGTCATCTTGCAGAATGGCGTACTGGCTGCTGGGGGAACTGCAGGAAAAAGGACTCGGTTCCCTCGGGAGCTCACCAGACGGTGTAGCGGATGACACGCCCACGTCGGGGCAGGATTCCACTTGGGGGAGGCCCAACAGCAGCGCCGACGGCAACACCGGCCTGTGCATCATCTCGATGAGCTTACGGCAGTTCCTCTTCCCCGAGGCGGGCGGGCGCTTCATAAAGAGGTAGCGCGGCACGGCGTGCAGGAAGACCCGCCGCACCCAGTGGGGCATGCGGTGCGTGCGCGGCGAGCGGTGGTGCACGTTGAGCACGAACAcggtgatgatgatggagagCGTGACGAAGATCATGGTGAAGAGCAGGTACTCGCCGATCAGCGGGATGACCAGCGAGGTGGACGGGATGATCTCGGTGATGAGCAGCAGGAATACGGTGAGCGAGAGCAGGACGGAGATGCAGAGCGTGATCTTCTCGGCGCACTCCGAGGGCAGGTAGAAGACCAGCACGGTGAGGCAGGAGATGAGCAGGCAGGGGATGATGAGGTTGATGGTGTAGAAGAGCGGCAGGCGGCGGATGATGAAGGAGTAGGTGATGTCCGGGTAGATCTCCGCACAGCACTCGTACTTCTTGGTGTTGTATTTCCCCACGGCGTTGATGATCACCCACTCGCCGCTCTCCCAGTAGTCCATTTGGTCCACGTTGCCGCCCATGCTCACCAGGTCAATCTTGGCCCGGTCGTACGTCCATGAGCCGAACTTCATTTTGCAGTTCTGCTGATCGAAAGGGAAGAACGTGACATCGATGCTGCAGGAGCTCTTGTATATTGCAGGGGGTTTCCACTTGATCCGCCCGTCGTGGAACACCTGGGCTTTGGTCAGGTGTGTCACAGCGAAGTCGCCGTCAGCACTGGCAGAAAACATGCATGTTCAGTCAGGAGGGAATGGTGCCTTGTAGAGTAGTGGCTCATACTCGAGTAGCAGTTGCGGTTGTGAGTTGGTACACGTGTCTGTGTCACTCAGTGAGGGCCACCATGGAGACATACCAATGATGAAGAATCAGAGGGTTGCTAACAAAAGCCATGCATGGCAACTGATGGCTTATATCTCCTTTGGGATCATTTTTATAATCTCATACTGAGTTTCATTAAGCACTCGGTTAATTGAGTCAATTTGAATTCAATGACTTTATTTCGGCCAAACAGTCAATCAAATGAGGTAATTTACCCAGTAAATCTGATGCTCATCTACCACATGCATGTGGTTATGTACCCTGAGATGCTTTATGCTTTAATCATTAAAGCATCTCAGGGTACATAACCATCATTAAAGTGTAATGTTTAGTCATTGTGGAGGAACCTGGTGCTTCCCATGGGCGTTTCATGGTACAGTGACGTGGACCAAATGATGCTTTAATGCTTGCTGCAACTACCTAACATTAACTCACTCTTCTACCTATTTTATCTTCTGGATGCAGCACATTATCTTCTGAGGACCTGGTGAATGTTGACCGAAGTCCTCCAGTCTGATTTCATGCATTGACTGGGTTCACTCAAACATAAATGACTGAAACCTTGCATCTTCACACAGGCACTGAACTCCGCCTGCACACGTTCACAATGCACTAGTACAGGCAAACACAGAGAAGTGAACAGTGCAGCGGATGCGTATGCCGCTTGCTGATTGGACGGAAACCATAAGTGGCTGACTAAATTCACAATCAATATAGAAGAATCACCCACTTGTTGTAAAGCACAATATCGGGTCTCCAGATGAGCTCGGAGGGGATTCTGATGGAGGTGAC from Brachyhypopomus gauderio isolate BG-103 chromosome 12, BGAUD_0.2, whole genome shotgun sequence includes the following:
- the chrna4b gene encoding neuronal acetylcholine receptor subunit alpha-4b isoform X2, producing MESTRSVKLVLILCLHRSCVCTLTPAHAHAEERLLQVLFQRYNKFSRPVANISDVDEKNQMMTTNVWVKQEWSDYKLRWNPGEYENVTSIRIPSELIWRPDIVLYNNADGDFAVTHLTKAQVFHDGRIKWKPPAIYKSSCSIDVTFFPFDQQNCKMKFGSWTYDRAKIDLVSMGGNVDQMDYWESGEWVIINAVGKYNTKKYECCAEIYPDITYSFIIRRLPLFYTINLIIPCLLISCLTVLVFYLPSECAEKITLCISVLLSLTVFLLLITEIIPSTSLVIPLIGEYLLFTMIFVTLSIIITVFVLNVHHRSPRTHRMPHWVRRVFLHAVPRYLFMKRPPASGKRNCRKLIEMMHRPVLPSALLLGLPQVESCPDVGVSSATPSGELPREPSPFSCSSPSSQYAILQDDPARRPRPQAHTSLPSSPGSSTDTPLDPLVHTLTRSAENAFADTEESAGEVDAPGNPDQNKDPSPEAHAGVDVLGSEVPDVRQKLLDTQNSSYNRKSPMMEEPESRLVQSLLRALEGVQYIADHLRAEDSDFSVKEDWKYVAMVIDRIFLWMFVLVCILGTAGLFLPPWLAGMI
- the chrna4b gene encoding neuronal acetylcholine receptor subunit alpha-4b isoform X1, with translation MESTRSVKLVLILCLHRSCVCTLTPAHAHAEERLLQVLFQRYNKFSRPVANISDVVLVHFGLSIAQLIDVDEKNQMMTTNVWVKQEWSDYKLRWNPGEYENVTSIRIPSELIWRPDIVLYNNADGDFAVTHLTKAQVFHDGRIKWKPPAIYKSSCSIDVTFFPFDQQNCKMKFGSWTYDRAKIDLVSMGGNVDQMDYWESGEWVIINAVGKYNTKKYECCAEIYPDITYSFIIRRLPLFYTINLIIPCLLISCLTVLVFYLPSECAEKITLCISVLLSLTVFLLLITEIIPSTSLVIPLIGEYLLFTMIFVTLSIIITVFVLNVHHRSPRTHRMPHWVRRVFLHAVPRYLFMKRPPASGKRNCRKLIEMMHRPVLPSALLLGLPQVESCPDVGVSSATPSGELPREPSPFSCSSPSSQYAILQDDPARRPRPQAHTSLPSSPGSSTDTPLDPLVHTLTRSAENAFADTEESAGEVDAPGNPDQNKDPSPEAHAGVDVLGSEVPDVRQKLLDTQNSSYNRKSPMMEEPESRLVQSLLRALEGVQYIADHLRAEDSDFSVKEDWKYVAMVIDRIFLWMFVLVCILGTAGLFLPPWLAGMI